From Phenylobacterium immobile (ATCC 35973), a single genomic window includes:
- the rpmD gene encoding 50S ribosomal protein L30, giving the protein MATVTVRQTGSPIRRKADQRATLVGLGLNRPGRTSTLEDTPSVRGMIAKVAHLVEVVEA; this is encoded by the coding sequence ATGGCTACGGTCACCGTTCGTCAGACGGGCAGCCCGATCCGCCGCAAGGCTGATCAGCGCGCGACGCTCGTGGGTCTGGGTCTCAACCGCCCGGGCCGCACCTCGACCTTGGAGGATACGCCCTCCGTCCGTGGGATGATCGCCAAGGTCGCCCACCTGGTCGAAGTCGTCGAGGCCTAG